The genomic DNA gtcttcatatATATATCTGATCTATTGTGGTTCAAAGTTCTGAGTTTGTTTCGATTTGGTCAGAAATgagccccacacacacacacgtagacaCACACGAAGAAATGAGgggtatttgtttttattttattacttagtgctgtcagaaaacagtgaaagaagTGATACTTgcttttaattgtatttttaattaaaaaaacacacagaaacttGCTTTACTTaatatgtgacattttgaacccTCTTGCTCCAATTCTCTTGTCACTCTGTGGATTTTATGTGGCACTGTGGGcaaacaattcaattcaattcaattttatttatggtagtgtctacagatacggacccgtacccgtagcctgtggcctacggatacggcacgtACATgatttgtgattggctggtaatccgacgtacataaatattaatgagccggcttggtaatccgagtgatgaaggcgcttccatgattcgaggtgaatctgcgtgccgagcctgtcatgtcagtcatctgctgttctcttttctatcatgcataatgtcttataaatatcattatctgactttttcacggacagcgatttgggggttgaaatcggcactactattaaaaatagcaaaactttttattcacgtgaccctgttctaataaagcacaaacagcaaacaaaacaaatggcggaactaacagccagcaaactacaagtatttttttaccttcaaaagtagcgacagactattacatattaacaatctaaacaaaaccctgacgtattttctacgtctgtcaacacagacactgcacgtcagtcactttaatgttagcggactctgttgaatggctaagttatataaccacaaacaaatctcacaatatcacagtaaatcgagtttgtgggttttttaattcatgccgaattaaagagctgctcctcaccattcacgagtgtttgtttcatattcgacatccttaactttatcttgtaaattagcgtccgaaattaaatgggaacatttgcaatggagttcgtcagccgcttccaccactgaacgtggtaaactaattaataggaactggacttcaaacaatttagacacggcgtctaaaagcgtaaaaactgcaatgtctaaagtgtgagaggagacggtgtatttttggtaaaattatacaatgttcgccatcaaagtcattcatataaactgcctgtaatgtgcagcaaatagtagttaaccggcgccagctcttcagtgaccttaacgggtccgtacctctagtacagatactacaggtacgggtccgtacctgtagcatcaacctttatttatatagcgtcaattacagtcaaattgtctcaagacgcttttcagaacccatatgcctgacccccagagcaagcccaaaggtgacagtggcaaggaaagcacccttttaacagggaagaaacctcgagcagaacccggctctatataggggggacccatctgcctgctggccgggcgggttgagaggagGGAAACAGAAGGGATAGAAATCTCCATGTTTTACATGATCTACTCATCACTTTAAatctgaaatgtgtgttttggaacAATACCATCTCTTCACAGTAAATGCTGTGATCCGTCTCACACATACTTTATTTCTCTTCTATTTCAGATACAAATCCTCCAGGTCAGAAAACGTATACTCTCAGCCCCACGTCAATGAAATGGAGTGATGCTTTGGCTTACTGCAGAAAACACTACAAAGACATGGCTATGATGGAGAATGATCAGGAGAACACACAGATGTTGTCAGTCGCATTAAACCTTGATGTGTGGATAGGTTTGTACCGAGAATCATGGAGGTGGTccgacaacagcagcagcaggttcagaAACTGGGCGTCTCATGAGCCAAATAACAAGGGTGATGAGCACTGTTCAGTTGACATGATAAATCATCTTTGGGCTGATATCTCCTGTTCTTGGAAGTTGCCCTTCTGGTGCCAAGGAggtaaacagaaacacaaatattgGAAACAGCTCTGtgttattttctgaaattcaaAAATGTTCCTCTCCTGTGGTTTATGATGATGTGTTTGTTTGACTGTCCAGCCCCAAAAATGAAGACCATTGTGAAGATGAAGATTCAGAGTGATGCTGACCTTTCTGatccacatgcacacatgcagatCCTAGATCAGGTAAAACTCACTCCCATATTCTCTGGTTGTATCATGAAAAAACAGACCATCAATTAGTTGCTGACCTCAGACTTCAGGCATCAGATCCGTGATGAAGGTCACATATACTTATATAGATCATGTATACTCACTGGCCACTTGTTttaggtacaccttgctagtaaaaggttggactcccttttgccttcagaactaCCTAAATTCTTTGTGGCATACATTCAACAAGGTGTTGAAAACACTCCTCATAGATTctggtccatattgacatgatatcaccacacagttgctgcagatttgtcagctGCACATCCCAAAAGTGCTCTATTGGATAGAGATctgtgactgtggaggccattagagtacagtgaactcattgtcatgttgaaGAATCCAGTCTGAGATGATTCGAGCTTTGTGACTTGGTGCATTATCCTGGTGGAAGTAGCCATCTGAGGATGGGTGCACTTTGGTCATACAGGGATGGACATAGTTAtcaacaatactcaggtaggctgtggcATTTGAACGATACTCAGTCGGTACTATGACCTAAAGTGggccaagaaaatatcccccgAACCATTATACCaccacaagagcctgaaccgtGGATACAAGGCAGGATTGATctatgctttcatgttgtttacgcCAAACTCTGACCCTACTATCTGAATGTGGAAGACCAGGCAACATCTTTCCAGTCTtctattgtccaattttggtgagCCTCTGCAAACTGTAGCTTCATTTTACTGTTCTTAGCTGCTGTTCTTCTGCTGCGTTCAGAGTTGGTTGCAATAAGTGGTTATTTGAGTAAATGTTGCCCTTCTATCATCTCCAcccagtctgcccattctcctctgacctctcacatcatcAAGTCATTTCCATCCACACAACTGCCGCTCACTGTATATCTTCTCTTTTTCGGATCATTCTCTTGAACCTGAGAGATAGTTGCACGGGAAAATCttagtagatcagcagtttctaaaatactcagaccagcccaTCTGGCACTAACGACCATGCCATGTTCAAAGTCACTGAAATACgctttcttccccattctgaaGCTCGATTTGAACTTCTGCAAGTTGTTTTGACCACGTCTACTTGCCCAAATAAATTGAGTTGCAGTTCCATGTGATTGActgattagctatttgtgttTATAATTGCATAGATTAACCTGTAGTGTTGTGATTTCTGCTCAATTGTCTACAAACAGCACCAGGTATCTGCTGTAATTCTGCTTTATTTGTCTAAGAATGCCTGACCAACACTTTTTTTAATGTGGGAAAGTGACAGAATATAATGAAACTGCTATTATGAAACTATTATCTGCCACAATAGATGATTTTACACACAGAAAGCTTTACAtgtttcttctccttcatcagATTGATGCAATGATGAGGGCACAGGGACTGACTGATTTCAAGCTGCGATGGAAGATTCCACccagaaaagaggaaaaggaggaggaagaggaggaggaggacaaaaACGAAGACACTTGCCACGGGCCTTAATAAATCATGGATAAAGTACTGCAGCAGTGCAGTAAAATGAAGTAAAGATAGAAACATTATTGtagttttcatttaaatatcaTTTACAGAATTGAATGAGTATACCTTATAGTAGATGATGTATTTAAAGTGTGATGAaagtaaaaacagttttttgcaAGACTGACCTACCGTATCATATTACAACcatatttagtttgtgtttatttaatatatttaagaAGGAGCAGTTTGTTAGAAAGATGTAAATGTGAACGTTCAAGACACTGTAATTCAGCTTCAAGTCAGTGAGGTGTTTGTAATCAGACCTCGAGTTGAATCAACTTTCAAAGTAAGGATGTGCAAGAAAGACAAATATCAACCATTCTGAAATggtatttctgcttttacattaacaaaattgtgttaaaaaagaatatttatatatatatatgtatgtatatatatatatatatatatatatatatatatatatcagacTGCCATGAAATTGTAACAAATGTGGATGGAGGTCATTTGTGATGAACTATAATGACAGTGACTTGAACTCAGTCAAATTCCTTATTTTGGTTAATCCCTGTCCACCAAAGCCTTCCAAAGGGCTCTGTCTTAGGAAGGGAAATGAAACATTTGCCTATCAGGCTGCCCTGCACATCCTCTATGGAAACTCTCCAAACCTGCTCAATTGTCCTGTAGGAAAAAGTGCTTCGTCATTTCAGGACAcatcattgtgttttattgcttAAATGGCTGAAATGATTATGTTCACTGTAAACTGTGTTCATTTCTGATATTTCTTTTATGAATCCAGTTATTGTCTATGGCAGGCATCTATAGTATATTAAAGTGTCGTGCTTAAGCTGGAATTCATGGCTGTTATTCTCTACATAATAAACTACATGTGCTACATACCAGTTGCTTGTGATCTCTTCTGTCTTGCATGTATTTCTGTCGTAATTACTGAGAAGCTATAAAATACTGAGGAACAGTACAGAGGTTAGATTACTAATATTTCTGAATCTTCTGTGTAAATGTCTAGATTTTGTAACAACAGACtggaaatgagagaaaataagactggcaccatgctttacattttTAGAGCTCCTTTTGGTGGCAGTCACAGGAACAATATAGGATTTTTGGCTGCAGAATATGAATATCAGAATAATCtaacaataaagcaaaaaaaaaaaatgttggtgaCCAACTTTGCATCATCACATAActgatttgtatttttctatCAAAGCGGGGTTGTACCATTGGGAACCATATGTAAATACCAATAAGGCTGTAAAATTGAAAGGCTCTCGCTACACAGTGTTTTACTGGTGGGGGGTTCCCACACGGGGAGTTGTTTCTGTCCATGGGGATGTTAACCCCTGGTTCCCATACCTCCGCTCCAATTGCCCCCCCATAACCCCCACTGGTCTGCGACTCTCTCAGTGTGGCTGCCCCCCCTCTTCAAGGTAGTGTCTTCCTTCTACCCTCGGTGCCTCGCCATGtcctgatgatgtcatgttgtgtgggtgtgtgcttgtgtgggtgtgtgcatgtgaatggctGTCTATATGTAGGGAAGGTGGAGAGTTgggttttttaaatttctatattgaattgtatttatttattgccttctttgtttttaattcttgtgaagcactttgtgttgttctgcataaaaagtgctatacaaaaaaataaagtttgaagtttACATTATCTATCAATTTATGGAACTTCAAACACTGCTCCAGAGActgacacaaagaaaacagtgcAAAAATTGAGACCATTCCTCTTGAAAAATTTGTAATTCAAACACTGTTTCCTATGATCCTTGGTTTCACATTTGGTCAACTCAATATTCACcatgttaattattttttcaatcAGTCAAACAGAAGGTGATCAGGCACTGGGCACTCAGTGAACTGAGAAGGAATGATCCGTATCAGGTGTCAGTTAGCGTGACCGCcatcagatttctttttgtatatttaaataAGTGAACAACAAAATACAGAGCAGCACCAAATGCTTGTCAGAAACAACCTTTAAACGCTGGCAGAGATCAGTGATTCTGACTTCAGGAAATTTGCTGCCAAGAGTTGAAATGCTGGATTTGAAACCTGTGAGTATATCTTTTATTAACACTCCTAATGCTGTTAGAGTAAAGCTCCACTGCAGAAGAATATAAAACACTCAAATCTTTTATGTCAGTTTCTGCATACACATATTTCTGCAAATGCATACAGCAGAGCAAACCAGTCATTTAAATTCTCACTGCAAATGCAGTGGAACTAATTAAATATAACTGTACTGAGTCTCAGCACAATAAACACAATGTATAATTAACCCTTTTCAGTGTTATTTACTGTGTTAAATACTGCATAGCATgagttttattgtttaaatgttGTGTAGTTTCGGGCATTAGTGGCTGTGCTTGGTGTTGTCAAAACCAGGGTTGATGTTTGCTTCAATGTCTaatagtttttcttgttttttttcatttccagtgGACTCAGAAATGAATAATCAACTAATTCTGACATTCGTCCTCTTTGGTAAGagtcaaaactgtaatttacatgaaaatatttgAATACACAGCACAACAGTTAATAAGCTTCTCTTGAGAAATACAACCCTGACACAGACAATATTGGAATCTGGAAGTGAATTCGGtcaaaaatctaataaaataaaggaaactgcagcagctacaaTGCCACCAAGTCCATGAAGTCCTCATACAACATGAGCGAATGTCTTCCGATGATTCCAGTTTAAATCTGACTTTAAATTTACTTCTTCACCAAATTACTCAGTTCTGTAATCATATGACAGTAGGAAAATTTCCCTAGCTACCCAGACTTATGCATCTTCTAAACCTCAGAAATCCTAAATTATATTCTCATTCATTATCTGAAATTCCTGTTTCCTCAAAACTATAACTGAAAGTCATTTTATGAATATTGGACCAAGTCTAGAACCACAGTCCGGCTGATTGAAGTTGTTGTGAGGTGGATGCATGCTTTAATGTGTGCTGTCCTAGTCTACTCCGGTTGTGAAAAACAGTGTTTCCAGTTAATCTGAGATTTTGCATTTGACTGATGCTGTTGTTGGTAAAAATTTCACAGTTTGAACCACACTTGAAAATTTTCAACTGAATCATAGAGCTGAGAAATATAGGCTCTATGATTCAGCATGAGATTCTTCATTAAATCTGGCCCCATCACACAGAAGAAATACAGCAACACACAATGTTTGATTTACCAGACTACCTAATTGTCTGTCCCTGTCTTGGGAAGGCAGTGTTTAGTTTCGGATATTTGAGGTTCTACTGTCCTCATGTAGGGCATGTTCTCAAACATAGGTATGTTTACTCAAATTACCACAACTTGTGACATATTAATGTGCCATATTAAGTATTTCTCAGAACAGGAAGTCGGGCTGCAGGACTCAGCAAGGAACTTGGTAGCAGCAGGATACATGTTCAGACAGAGGAAAGTGGATAGCCAGTCAATGAAAATCAGTTATTCTGATCAATATGGAGATCACAATTACTTATCATTAAATAAGTTaattttagggggaaaaaaacattttttttgcatattatcATTTCCATATACACAGTGCAACGTTCACTTGCACATTGTGCTACATCCCAGCTAAAGAACAAATCTTTGAATGAAAACGAGACTGACAACAAGGTTCTTCTTTGCCTGAACTTAGTGTATCTCCAAGtggcagaaaataaataaagtgataTCCAAAGCACGTCACTTGCTGAAAATCTGCTTATCGATTGACACGACAATTTCTGGATGAACGGCttacaaacaacacagaagatGTTAGCTTGGtcgctgtgcacagagaagcctctctTCTCCCATCACTTACTGCAGCACAGCAACTAGACAGAAAAtgtatgaccaaaaatgactttgaaaatAACTAAATGAGGTGTTACAATGTCAAATTTACCCAAGTTGACTTTCACTACATGGGTTACTTTGAAGTATTAGCAGTTTACCTGCACAGACTTCATTGATATAATATGGAATGTAATAATTTTCCTTTcagtctttttcattttattgtgggAAGCCAAAATCGTCATTGTGTTGAGTATTCAGTTAACTGTGCAGCCTCAGATAAAGGTAATGATCAACACAAACACCCACTGATAAACTTTGGGAATGTGTTGTGGAGGGGAGACAACCCAATCATTAGATGGACAGTTCAGACAGACCATACATCCAGATTAAATGAGATGTTcttgactgtaaaacaaaatgaaaagcatgaaaaatcATTCAAATGAACAATTCCAAACTAACATTTTCATACTTTACTAAATATGTCCTCTATCTTTGACTCTCAGGATTTGGCCTGACTTCCGACTCTCACATCATCCTTCGTGAGTACCACTATGTCAACTTGAAAATGAACTGGACCGATGCTCAGCAATACTGCAGAGTAAAATACAATGATCTGGCCACCATTGAAAGCATGGATGACATAAGCAGGTTAAACGTGGAAACCTCATGGGCATGGATCGGACTGACAGATGATCCGAAATCCTGGAGGGGAACTATGGGCAATGATGCAAACTCCTGGAGATGGACAGCGACTGATGAAACAAGCAGAACTGATTTCCATGACTGGGCCCCAGGTCAGCCAGATAATAATGGAGGGAAGGAGAGCTGTGGGTATGTGACAAGGACAGGAAAGTGGGCTGACAGTGAGTGTGTCCTTCGGCGACGTTTCATTTGTTACCAAGGTAagaaaattttgtttttgttttgtcttcatatATATCTTATCTATGTGATTCAGAGTTTtgagtttgttttgatttggtcAGAGAGGAGCCTCATATTGTACTTGCATTCAAACCCCACAGTGGTGTCACAGTGTACTGACAAACCCGA from Acanthochromis polyacanthus isolate Apoly-LR-REF ecotype Palm Island chromosome 11, KAUST_Apoly_ChrSc, whole genome shotgun sequence includes the following:
- the LOC127536200 gene encoding macrophage mannose receptor 1-like; this encodes MDHKLIVIFLFFGFGLTSASHIILHEYHYVNLKMNWTNAQQYCRVKYSDLATIESMDGISRLNRRALETSPAWIGLTDDPKSWRGTMGNDANSWRWTATDETSRTGFHDWAPGQPDNNGGKENCGYVTRTGKWADNECVLRRRFICYQDTNPPGQKTYTLSPTSMKWSDALAYCRKHYKDMAMMENDQENTQMLSVALNLDVWIGLYRESWRWSDNSSSRFRNWASHEPNNKGDEHCSVDMINHLWADISCSWKLPFWCQGAPKMKTIVKMKIQSDADLSDPHAHMQILDQIDAMMRAQGLTDFKLRWKIPPRKEEKEEEEEEEDKNEDTCHGP